AACTTTTTATTGCTAATACTTTTTGCAAGAAATGAAAGCAAAAAAGTCATTAAATGCGTGCGTGAAATCGCCGCGGCAATCGCTCCTAAAAGTATGTAGCTAAGGGCAATATCAAGGTTTCCAGCCATGCCTTTGATTAGCATTTGGGCACTTAGAGTTAGCTTTTGCAAAGTAGATTCTATAATGCTAGATTCTATAATTTGTGGCGATAGTGGCGAGAGTAGCCCAGCAAGCAGGGCTGCAATGATAATTGATAATAGCACATTTAGTCGCAACAAGCACAAGAGACACATCACAAGCACAGAGACAACCACGCCATTAGTTAATATTGACATTCTAATCCTTAAAAAGCATTGATTGGGGTATTTTACCAGAAGTTTAAAATTTCTATGGCTATATTTTACAATATCGCCATAGAGAAGTCATGCAGTTAGATTTGCCTATAGGGAGCTTGCCCTACTTCGTAGTAATTATTGCCTTGCGCGTCAATTGCCACAATGGCGGGGAAATTTTCAATCGTTAGGCGCGCTACTGCTTCAGGTCCTAGCTCTGGATAGGCTAGCACTTCGTATTTTGTGATACATTCTGAAATCAAAGCCGCCGCTCCCCCCACAGCCACCATATACACCACGCCATGAGCTACCATAGAATCTATCACCTCTTTGCTGCGATAGCCCTTGCCAATCATACCATGAATGCCCTGCTCAATGATAGTGGGCGTGTATTTGTCCATTCTGCCGCTGGTTGTTGGACCCGCTGAACCAATGGCGTGTCCGGGCTTTGCTGGGGTTGGTCCTAGATAGTAAATTGTCTCCCCCTCTAAATTTACAGGCAGCTTTTCACCTCGTGCAAGAGCCTCTGTCAATGCCTTATGCGCCGCATCGCGCGCGGCTAAAATAGTCCCGCTAATAAGCACGCTCTCCCCCGCTTTAAGACTTTTTGCCACTTCCGCGCTAATGGGCGCGGTAATTTTTTTTGCCTCACTCATACTTCCCTCCTTAAAGTTCAATATCCGCGTGTCTAGCCGCGTGGCAGTTAATATTTACCGCCACTGGAAGCCCTGCAATATGCGTAGGATACCACTCCACATTAACTGCAAACGCCGTAGTCGTGCCGCCTAAGCCTTGCGGTCCCACGCCTGTTTTATTAGCAATTTCTAGCAATTCGTCCTCAAGCTTTGCGTAACGCTCATCAGGATTTTTAGAATCTATCTCCCTTACAGCAG
The sequence above is drawn from the Helicobacter jaachi genome and encodes:
- a CDS encoding Fe-S-containing hydro-lyase codes for the protein MSEAKKITAPISAEVAKSLKAGESVLISGTILAARDAAHKALTEALARGEKLPVNLEGETIYYLGPTPAKPGHAIGSAGPTTSGRMDKYTPTIIEQGIHGMIGKGYRSKEVIDSMVAHGVVYMVAVGGAAALISECITKYEVLAYPELGPEAVARLTIENFPAIVAIDAQGNNYYEVGQAPYRQI